The nucleotide window GGCTTCTTTGAGTTTGCCCCATACATAATCGTCCATTTTTTTTACCGTACTAAAGTCAGCATTTTTAAGTTCAGGGTTGTTTGCCGAAAAATCAAAAGTAAGAAAGTCTTCTTTCTGAAAGTCTACCGGCACCGTAGAGGCAAAGTTGTGTTGGTGTTTTTTTAGGGTTTCAATGAGTTCTTTTCTTGAGTATGTCATATTTATTTTGGTTTAATTGAATGTTTTTTGTGTGGTTTAGCCTTTTTTTGAACTACGATTAGCTTTAGCCATTAGCCTTTTCTTGAGCTACGATGGGTTTTAGCCTTTAGCTTTTGTTTGGCTGTTTGTAGTGGGCTTTTAGCCTTTTCTTGAGCTACGATTGGCATTTAGCCTTTAGCTTTTGTTTAACTGTTTGTAGTGGGCCTTTAGCCTTTTGAGCCTTTAGCTTTAAATTATCATATTTGCGAATTAGTTAGGAATCGGTAATCTGTAGTTTTAGCTGCGCTTTGCGCTCATTCGTAATTTAGTCCAGAGTCGGGAGTCCGTAGACCATAGTTTTTTAGTGTCGCTTCGCGCCCATTCGTAATTGATTCATTCGTAATTCGTAATTAGCTTCGCAGAGCTCCCAGCGGTCGGTTCGTAATTGATGCATTCGTAATTGATGCATTCGTAATTCGTAATTGACCAATTCGTAATTAGCTTCGCAGAGCTCCCAGCGGTCGGTTCGTAATTGATTCATTCGTAATTGATGCATTCGTAATTCGTAATTGACCAATTCGTAATTAGCTTCGCAGAGCTCCCTGCGGTCGGTTCGTAATTGTTCAACTCGTAATTAACTACGCTTGCACCCATTCGTAATTAGCCAAGGCAGAGCTCCCTCTGGTCGGTTCGTAATTAAACCATTCGTAATTGATTCATTCGTAATTAAAAAGCTCTTGTTGCTTTACAGCTGATACATTGTATCGTTTTTTATTTCCTCCATCACAAATGAGCTTTGTACGTTGGATATGCCCTCTATCACCGACAACTTGTCTATCACAAAGCGTTGGTACTCGTTCATGTCGCTCACTGCCACTTTAAGCAAAAAATCATAGTTACCCGATACATGCTGACATCCCATAATTTCGGGTAACCGGGCAATTGCCTGTTTAAAGTTTTCTATCAGAGGGCGGGCGTGATTTGCCAGCGAAATTTGACAATATACCTTGATGGGTTTGCCTACCTTCTGACCGTCCAAAATAGCCACATATTGTTTGACATACCCTTGTTGCTCTAGTTTTTTTATTCTTTCGTAAGTAGGCGATACTGAAAGCCCTACCTTATCGGCAATTTCTTTGTTGTTTTGCTTAGCGTTTTGCTGTAGTTGCATCA belongs to Microscilla marina ATCC 23134 and includes:
- a CDS encoding Lrp/AsnC family transcriptional regulator; translated protein: MDAIDKKILMQLQQNAKQNNKEIADKVGLSVSPTYERIKKLEQQGYVKQYVAILDGQKVGKPIKVYCQISLANHARPLIENFKQAIARLPEIMGCQHVSGNYDFLLKVAVSDMNEYQRFVIDKLSVIEGISNVQSSFVMEEIKNDTMYQL